A portion of the Thunnus albacares chromosome 23, fThuAlb1.1, whole genome shotgun sequence genome contains these proteins:
- the ndufb2 gene encoding NADH dehydrogenase [ubiquinone] 1 beta subcomplex subunit 2, mitochondrial produces MSSFGRALGVLRTGAQMLKRGPQRITTRNGSGGPHIEPQYRQYPQLTKKQKFESELISGAMWFWILWHCWHDPDAVLGHFPWPDASEWTDEELGIPADDEE; encoded by the exons ATGTCTTCTTTCGGAAGGGCGCTGGGAGTCCTCCGGACCGGCGCTCAGATGCTTAAACGCGGCCCACAAAGAATAACGACCAGAAA TGGTAGTGGTGGTCCGCACATTGAGCCACAGTACAGGCAATATCCACAGCTGACGAAGAAACAGAAATTTGAGTCAGAGCTCATCAGTGGTGCCATGTGGTTTTGGATCCTTTGGCACTGCTGGCATGATCCAGATGCAGTGCTG GGTCACTTCCCATGGCCTGATGCCTCCGAATGGACAGACGAGGAGCTTGGAATCCCAGCAGATGACGAGGAATAA